From Mucilaginibacter rubeus, a single genomic window includes:
- a CDS encoding YbhB/YbcL family Raf kinase inhibitor-like protein, which produces MKTIFSLFISFFIAKAACSQTFTLKSADLGGQFSNEFIAGNFGCNGGNKSPQLSWVNAPEGTQSFAITMYDADAPTGSGFWHWVVVDIPANIHELKQGAGDVKSGLAPQGSLQSINDVGVPGYQGPCPGIDEGDHRYLITVYALKTAKLGTTQASTAALTGYLLGKQLLAKASLMVYMKR; this is translated from the coding sequence TAAGGCTGCATGTTCACAAACGTTTACTTTAAAAAGTGCCGATTTAGGCGGGCAGTTCAGCAATGAGTTTATTGCCGGTAATTTTGGCTGCAATGGCGGCAATAAATCGCCGCAACTAAGCTGGGTTAACGCACCGGAGGGCACCCAAAGCTTTGCCATAACCATGTACGATGCGGACGCCCCAACCGGAAGCGGGTTTTGGCATTGGGTTGTAGTAGATATCCCCGCAAATATTCATGAACTAAAGCAAGGCGCGGGCGACGTAAAAAGTGGTTTAGCCCCGCAAGGCAGCCTGCAAAGTATTAACGATGTAGGCGTACCCGGTTATCAGGGCCCATGCCCCGGCATTGACGAGGGTGATCACCGGTATCTTATTACCGTATACGCTTTAAAAACAGCCAAGCTTGGCACAACGCAGGCCTCAACCGCAGCATTAACGGGCTATTTATTGGGTAAGCAATTGCTGGCCAAGGCCTCGTTAATGGTTTATATGAAGAGATAG